A single genomic interval of uncultured Pseudodesulfovibrio sp. harbors:
- the ercA gene encoding alcohol dehydrogenase-like regulatory protein ErcA: MAEYDIMELRKFVAPEFVFGAGAAMLAGQYAANLSVKKALIVTGPVLEGLGIPGQVADALTAEGVESVVFSDVTPNPRDHEVMTGAELYFREGCDAIVAVGGGSPMDCAKGIGIVCTNDQNILEFEGVDRVRHPGPPLICIPTTAGSAADISQFCIINDTTRKVKIAIVSKTMVPDVALIDPALTVSMDEELTAHTGLDALTHATEAFVSNASSAITDLNALEAVRLVHKHLLDAIHNPEDINARTGMMLASTYAGLAFSNAILGAVHAMAHGLGGLLDLPHGLCNAILLDHVIDFNFETAPDKFRQIGNALGADIPFSAPLDEIKETTLSAFRNLKLAAGVKVNLCELGMTPEDLPALAEKALADACMLTNPRQPTADEVIKIYEAAC, encoded by the coding sequence ATGGCAGAATATGACATCATGGAACTCAGGAAATTCGTGGCACCGGAATTCGTTTTCGGCGCTGGCGCTGCCATGCTGGCCGGACAATATGCCGCCAACCTGTCCGTCAAGAAAGCCCTGATCGTCACCGGCCCCGTGCTGGAAGGCCTTGGCATTCCCGGGCAAGTGGCTGACGCCCTTACTGCCGAAGGCGTGGAAAGCGTCGTCTTTTCTGATGTCACGCCCAATCCACGCGACCACGAAGTCATGACCGGAGCCGAACTGTATTTCCGCGAAGGGTGCGACGCCATCGTGGCCGTGGGCGGCGGCAGCCCCATGGACTGCGCCAAGGGCATCGGCATCGTCTGCACCAATGACCAGAATATTCTCGAATTCGAAGGAGTGGACAGGGTCCGCCATCCCGGGCCGCCGCTCATCTGCATCCCCACCACAGCAGGTTCCGCAGCAGATATTTCCCAGTTCTGCATCATCAACGACACGACCCGGAAGGTAAAAATAGCCATTGTTTCCAAGACAATGGTACCAGACGTCGCGCTGATCGATCCGGCCCTGACCGTCTCCATGGACGAGGAACTCACCGCCCACACCGGCCTTGACGCCCTGACCCATGCCACCGAGGCCTTCGTGTCCAACGCAAGTTCGGCCATCACGGACCTCAATGCCCTTGAAGCCGTCCGCCTTGTCCACAAGCACCTGCTCGATGCCATCCACAATCCTGAAGACATCAATGCCCGCACAGGCATGATGCTCGCCTCGACATACGCAGGCCTCGCCTTTTCCAATGCCATTCTCGGAGCGGTGCATGCCATGGCACACGGCCTCGGCGGACTTCTCGACCTACCTCACGGCCTGTGCAACGCCATCCTTCTCGATCATGTGATCGACTTCAATTTCGAAACCGCTCCCGACAAATTTCGCCAGATCGGCAATGCGCTCGGCGCAGACATTCCCTTTTCTGCTCCGCTTGATGAAATCAAAGAAACCACATTATCTGCTTTCAGGAATCTGAAACTCGCCGCCGGAGTCAAGGTCAATCTCTGTGAACTCGGCATGACCCCGGAAGACCTGCCCGCGTTGGCTGAAAAGGCCCTGGCCGACGCCTGTATGCTCACCAATCCCAGACAACCCACGGCTGACGAGGTCATCAAGATTTATGAAGCGGCGTGTTGA
- a CDS encoding PAS domain-containing sensor histidine kinase, with amino-acid sequence MKRRVDPEKNQADEREKLIGLGKRSISKSYYPELKKRLDQLEHFRSLLDHVSDAIFVVDADSGTILDISGSGPTMLGCDAATLKGRPFNEILPPHIARYTANLFQNKNDSINLETELCCPTCETSASVPVDMSIRIIDGHGKRQAVVIARDISERKHNEEALRASHDKLEIRVRERTRELDRANRAKSEFLSIVSHELRTPLTSVLGFAKISRKKLLNTIYPAVDPGKDTKITKEMDRVRKNLDIIVSEGDRLTALINDVLDLAKLEANRVEYRMQPISPQDFLNRSMDAAAGLFKQSSLNLLADIAPDLPIILGDEDRLIQVMINLFSNAVKFTDKGSVTCKASRLDNHIRISVTDTGIGISEKHCATIFDKFTQGEETLADRPKGTGLGLPICRHIIEGHHGHIWVESTPGHGSKFVFTLPVHN; translated from the coding sequence ATGAAGCGGCGTGTTGACCCTGAAAAGAACCAGGCCGACGAGCGCGAAAAGCTTATCGGACTTGGCAAACGCTCCATCAGCAAGAGCTATTATCCCGAACTGAAAAAGCGGCTCGATCAGCTTGAGCATTTCCGTTCGCTCCTCGATCACGTCAGCGACGCCATCTTCGTCGTGGATGCCGATAGCGGAACCATTCTCGATATCTCGGGTTCCGGCCCGACCATGCTGGGCTGCGATGCCGCCACTCTCAAAGGCCGCCCTTTCAACGAAATACTGCCGCCGCATATCGCACGCTATACCGCCAACCTGTTTCAGAACAAGAACGACTCCATCAATCTGGAGACGGAACTCTGCTGCCCGACCTGCGAAACCAGCGCCAGCGTTCCGGTGGATATGTCCATCCGCATCATCGACGGCCACGGAAAGCGTCAAGCTGTTGTTATCGCCCGCGACATTTCCGAACGCAAACACAATGAGGAAGCGCTTCGCGCCAGCCACGACAAACTCGAAATCCGTGTCCGCGAACGGACTCGGGAACTCGACCGCGCCAATCGCGCCAAGTCGGAATTTCTCTCCATCGTATCCCACGAACTCCGCACCCCGCTCACCTCGGTTCTCGGATTCGCAAAAATCAGCCGCAAAAAGCTGCTCAACACCATCTATCCGGCAGTCGACCCCGGCAAGGACACGAAGATCACCAAGGAAATGGACCGGGTCCGCAAGAATCTCGATATCATCGTCTCCGAAGGAGACCGTCTCACCGCCCTCATCAACGATGTTCTCGACCTTGCCAAGCTTGAGGCAAACCGCGTCGAATACCGCATGCAGCCCATCTCTCCGCAAGATTTTCTCAACCGTTCCATGGACGCTGCGGCCGGACTCTTCAAACAATCCAGTCTCAACCTTCTCGCTGACATCGCCCCGGATCTCCCCATCATTCTCGGAGACGAAGACCGCCTGATTCAGGTCATGATCAACCTTTTCTCAAACGCAGTGAAATTCACGGACAAAGGCAGCGTCACCTGCAAGGCCTCCCGGCTCGACAATCACATCCGCATATCTGTCACCGACACCGGGATCGGCATTTCAGAAAAACACTGCGCCACGATTTTCGACAAATTCACCCAAGGAGAGGAGACGCTCGCCGACCGCCCCAAAGGGACCGGACTCGGGCTGCCGATCTGCCGCCATATAATCGAAGGACACCACGGCCACATATGGGTTGAAAGCACCCCCGGCCACGGCAGCAAATTCGTGTTTACATTACCCGTACACAACTAA
- a CDS encoding HD domain-containing phosphohydrolase, giving the protein MGDDYTSPQDNAILTILRTSEEVNNLKDVDTILDKILFESRRLSNADAGSIFLVEKNSLIFSYVQNDTLFKGESANAALYQNFAIPISEQSIVGYVAKTRQALTIDDAYELDATLPFSFNKSFDEKSGYRTTSMLTIPLIAQESRLVGVMQLINAKNDMGKSVPFSDEAKTYIPLFCNNASVAIERGIMNRELILRMMQMAELRDPTETGAHVQRVGAFCAEIYGTWASRRKYSAKDIKRGRDNLRLAAMLHDVGKVGISDTILKKPGKLNDEEFATIKMHTLWGARLFKNQTSELDRMSMEIALCHHEKFGGGGYPGVAPADVWKSDEQGTTPLSGEDIPLPARICAVADVYDALASPRSYKDPFPDEKCLGILEKDAGTHFDPEIVEIFHEIFDVIKAIRDKYKETPKE; this is encoded by the coding sequence ATGGGAGACGATTACACTTCACCGCAGGACAACGCTATTCTGACCATCCTCAGGACCAGTGAGGAAGTCAATAATCTCAAGGATGTCGATACGATCCTCGACAAGATTCTCTTTGAATCCCGCAGACTGTCCAATGCCGACGCAGGGTCCATATTTCTCGTGGAGAAGAACAGCCTCATATTCAGCTACGTGCAGAACGATACGCTTTTCAAGGGCGAATCAGCCAACGCGGCCCTGTACCAGAATTTCGCCATTCCCATCAGCGAACAGTCGATCGTGGGATATGTGGCAAAAACCCGGCAGGCCCTGACCATTGACGATGCCTATGAACTGGACGCGACCCTTCCGTTTTCGTTCAATAAATCCTTTGACGAAAAATCCGGCTACAGAACCACCAGTATGTTGACGATCCCGCTCATCGCGCAGGAAAGCCGACTGGTCGGTGTCATGCAGCTCATCAACGCCAAGAACGACATGGGGAAATCAGTCCCGTTCTCGGATGAAGCAAAAACCTATATCCCGCTGTTCTGCAACAATGCCTCAGTCGCCATTGAACGCGGTATCATGAACCGCGAACTCATCCTTCGCATGATGCAAATGGCCGAGCTGCGCGACCCCACGGAAACCGGGGCGCACGTCCAGCGCGTGGGAGCATTTTGTGCTGAGATATACGGCACATGGGCATCCCGGAGAAAGTATTCCGCCAAGGACATCAAGCGCGGGAGGGACAACCTGCGTCTGGCCGCCATGCTGCATGACGTGGGAAAAGTCGGCATCTCCGACACCATTCTCAAGAAACCGGGCAAACTCAACGACGAGGAGTTCGCCACCATCAAGATGCATACGCTCTGGGGGGCGCGGCTGTTCAAGAACCAGACCTCGGAACTGGACAGGATGAGCATGGAGATCGCCCTGTGCCACCACGAAAAGTTCGGCGGCGGCGGATACCCCGGCGTGGCCCCGGCAGATGTATGGAAAAGCGATGAACAGGGAACCACTCCCCTGAGTGGTGAAGACATCCCGCTCCCCGCGCGCATCTGTGCGGTGGCCGATGTGTATGACGCTTTGGCTTCGCCCCGGTCATACAAGGACCCGTTCCCGGATGAGAAATGCCTCGGCATCCTCGAAAAGGACGCCGGGACGCACTTTGACCCAGAAATTGTTGAAATATTCCATGAAATCTTTGATGTCATCAAAGCGATTCGCGACAAATACAAGGAAACCCCCAAGGAATAA
- a CDS encoding HD domain-containing protein has product MNEKKLYDYVDPADAECVRRETEDTLHEFFPGYDGTLFREAFEAVEKLFFGLYPGYRASNTKYHDFEHTCSVVLADARLIYGAMLEGHTFSQKEATRGLLAALFHDVGLIQTEDDTQGTGAKHTVGHEERSIQFMREFLEGRISEESIEDIADCIRCTILAMAPAKIAFRTENMRTLGHILGTADLLAQIADRYYLEKLLLLFQEFQEAKLPGYDTAFDLLSKTRDFYQHVARKRMNNDLGQVDRFMKPYFKKRWGLDADLYETAITANLDYLDGILSGCEGDLDCFLKGLRRGGISVDILS; this is encoded by the coding sequence ATGAATGAAAAAAAATTATATGATTATGTCGATCCGGCCGATGCCGAATGTGTGCGCCGCGAAACCGAAGATACTCTGCATGAATTCTTCCCCGGTTACGATGGGACACTCTTCAGGGAGGCGTTCGAGGCGGTTGAAAAGCTCTTTTTCGGACTGTATCCGGGCTATCGTGCGAGCAATACGAAATACCACGACTTCGAGCATACGTGTTCTGTGGTTCTGGCCGATGCCCGCCTCATTTACGGGGCCATGCTCGAAGGTCACACCTTCTCCCAAAAAGAGGCCACACGAGGCCTGCTGGCCGCCCTCTTCCATGATGTCGGCCTGATCCAGACCGAAGACGACACCCAGGGGACCGGCGCAAAGCATACTGTCGGGCATGAGGAGCGCTCCATCCAGTTCATGCGCGAATTCCTTGAAGGACGCATCAGCGAAGAAAGCATCGAGGATATCGCGGACTGCATCCGGTGCACCATTCTCGCCATGGCTCCCGCCAAAATAGCCTTTCGCACGGAAAACATGCGAACTCTGGGCCATATCCTCGGGACTGCCGACTTGCTCGCCCAGATTGCCGACCGCTACTATCTCGAAAAACTTCTCCTTCTTTTCCAAGAGTTTCAGGAAGCAAAGCTGCCCGGATACGACACGGCCTTCGACCTGCTGTCAAAAACCAGAGACTTTTATCAGCACGTGGCCCGAAAACGCATGAACAACGACCTCGGTCAGGTGGACCGTTTCATGAAACCCTATTTCAAGAAGAGGTGGGGGCTGGATGCAGACCTGTACGAGACCGCCATCACAGCCAATCTCGATTATCTCGACGGTATCCTGTCCGGCTGCGAAGGAGACCTCGACTGTTTCCTCAAGGGACTGAGAAGAGGAGGTATTTCAGTGGATATCCTCAGCTAG
- a CDS encoding HDOD domain-containing protein, with protein MTDTTSHCEAVFVARQPIFRPNETVWGYELLFRSGETNIADVTDETQATSSVIADGFSMAMVGLSEGTRILINFPEDMLLDDVGFALPKETCVIEILEHVTPNEDTLAAVKRLKDAGYTIAVDDFFGQPELRPFIELADIVKIDILALDSNPKLVSHVISGLPIDSVMLLAEKVENNVVFNGLKNMGFSLFQGFFFSKPEIIPGKKLSSSELSKLQLLGELSNPECSPKRLAEILQSDPNLSYRLFRYINSVGFSLQQKVTSLKRAIDMMGMLQTKQWIRSAVLADLNPAPKAGELAYMSVQRAKFLESICTTSNVQLCPADTLFITGLFSLLDAMLGVDMNEILTSLPLDDTIVSALTGESELHTLISLAHSYECGHWGDITRRLQKLEMDPSETDLAYAQARNWAQRMVGLSANK; from the coding sequence ATGACAGATACCACCTCCCATTGCGAAGCCGTATTCGTCGCCCGACAGCCGATATTCCGCCCGAATGAGACAGTCTGGGGATATGAACTGCTCTTCCGGTCAGGGGAGACCAACATAGCTGACGTCACGGACGAGACACAGGCCACCTCTTCGGTGATCGCCGACGGTTTCAGCATGGCCATGGTAGGTTTGTCCGAAGGCACACGCATCCTCATCAATTTCCCAGAAGACATGCTGCTCGACGATGTCGGGTTTGCCCTGCCCAAGGAAACCTGTGTCATTGAAATACTTGAGCATGTCACACCAAATGAAGACACTCTGGCAGCGGTGAAACGGCTCAAGGATGCCGGCTATACCATCGCGGTGGATGATTTTTTCGGCCAGCCGGAACTCAGGCCGTTCATTGAACTTGCCGACATCGTCAAAATCGACATACTGGCGCTCGACTCGAATCCCAAGCTCGTCAGTCATGTCATTTCCGGTCTTCCGATAGATTCCGTGATGCTTCTGGCAGAAAAGGTTGAAAACAACGTCGTTTTCAACGGGCTGAAAAACATGGGATTTTCCCTTTTTCAGGGATTCTTTTTCAGCAAGCCGGAAATCATTCCGGGCAAGAAACTCTCATCCAGCGAGCTTTCCAAGCTGCAACTGCTCGGGGAACTTTCCAACCCGGAATGCTCGCCGAAAAGACTGGCAGAAATCCTTCAGTCAGACCCGAACCTCAGCTACAGACTTTTCAGGTATATCAACTCGGTAGGGTTCTCCCTGCAACAAAAGGTCACGTCCCTCAAACGCGCCATCGACATGATGGGCATGTTGCAGACAAAACAATGGATTCGCTCCGCCGTTCTCGCGGACCTCAATCCGGCTCCCAAGGCCGGAGAGCTGGCCTATATGTCGGTTCAACGCGCCAAGTTTCTCGAATCCATCTGCACCACATCAAATGTGCAGCTATGTCCGGCAGATACCCTTTTCATCACTGGGCTTTTCTCCCTGCTTGACGCTATGCTCGGCGTGGACATGAACGAAATCCTCACGTCACTGCCGCTCGACGACACCATTGTCTCGGCACTCACCGGGGAAAGCGAACTCCACACCCTGATCTCTCTGGCCCACAGCTATGAATGCGGCCATTGGGGTGACATCACACGCCGCCTGCAAAAACTCGAAATGGACCCGTCGGAAACGGACCTCGCCTATGCCCAGGCCCGGAACTGGGCACAGCGAATGGTCGGGCTTTCCGCAAACAAATAA
- the murI gene encoding glutamate racemase yields the protein MTTQKAKLPIGMFDSGVGGMTVLKALRQRTPCEDVIYLGDTARLPYGTKSPQTISRYAVQCAAELVRRGIKLLVVACNTASAVALASLREAYPDIPVIGVVGPGARAACNATQNGTIAVIATESTIAGGAYQHAIHTIAPETRIIGHPCPLFVSLAEEGWVDGDIPEAVAARYLSPIFNPASGTGNPVVPDTLVLGCTHFPLLAPAIRNVVNSSTVIVDSAATTADTVHAELVRLNLQRPKNGCGTTEYLTTDDAARFARTGTRFLGTPITEREVELVDL from the coding sequence ATGACAACACAAAAAGCAAAACTGCCCATCGGCATGTTCGATTCCGGTGTCGGCGGCATGACAGTACTCAAGGCTCTTCGGCAGCGCACCCCCTGTGAAGACGTCATATATCTGGGCGACACGGCCCGACTGCCTTACGGCACCAAATCCCCGCAGACGATCTCCCGCTACGCCGTCCAGTGTGCCGCAGAGCTGGTCAGGCGGGGCATCAAGCTCCTTGTCGTCGCCTGCAACACCGCATCCGCCGTGGCGCTGGCTTCGCTTCGTGAAGCCTACCCCGACATTCCGGTCATCGGCGTGGTCGGACCGGGAGCACGCGCAGCCTGCAACGCCACCCAAAACGGCACCATCGCCGTCATTGCCACCGAATCCACCATTGCAGGCGGAGCGTATCAGCACGCCATTCACACCATCGCTCCCGAGACCCGCATCATTGGCCACCCCTGCCCCCTCTTCGTCTCCCTTGCCGAAGAAGGATGGGTCGACGGCGACATCCCCGAAGCCGTTGCCGCACGGTATCTTTCACCCATTTTCAACCCGGCCTCAGGCACGGGAAACCCCGTGGTCCCCGACACGCTGGTCCTTGGCTGCACCCACTTCCCGCTTCTGGCTCCCGCCATCCGCAATGTGGTCAACTCCAGCACCGTCATCGTTGATTCAGCGGCCACCACGGCAGACACCGTCCACGCGGAACTCGTCCGCCTGAACCTCCAGCGCCCGAAAAACGGCTGCGGCACAACCGAATACCTCACCACGGACGACGCCGCCCGTTTCGCACGGACCGGCACCCGATTCCTCGGCACACCCATCACGGAACGCGAAGTGGAATTGGTTGATCTCTAA
- a CDS encoding HD domain-containing phosphohydrolase: MAIKRNVLGIREIDCSEGLNTEEYNQVDPNILNCFPRRQYPVDLFQWKEKIRVLSPVYRRSREVGREQRKQVRELSEQGLLFFSRRQIDAYTECVACDLNAALDDPNLTWDEKAGVFICELGRRQAAFFTHPMPEELESLRTAIGSLCVYLIEDTRRMSKVVHDVHCDLSEERHNVNASLIALAVYMEMNKGSISMEILENVALGFFVYDIGMTKVSPMLLAKGQFTPRERRTLCEHPKQGLEILARLNLTRPEITEPVIQHHERLNGIGYPNKLSGDQIGQLGRIAAVSDSYCAMVTSRPRKKAMLPINAAAELVCSERKYDQVVCRTLVRFLQTVPSN; encoded by the coding sequence ATGGCGATCAAGCGAAACGTTCTGGGCATTCGGGAAATTGATTGTTCCGAAGGCCTGAATACCGAAGAGTACAATCAGGTAGATCCGAATATCCTGAACTGTTTTCCGCGTAGGCAATACCCGGTCGATCTTTTTCAGTGGAAAGAGAAGATTCGTGTCCTGTCGCCGGTTTACAGACGCAGCCGCGAGGTCGGGCGTGAACAGCGCAAGCAGGTCCGTGAGCTGAGCGAACAGGGATTGCTTTTCTTTTCCCGCCGCCAGATCGACGCCTACACCGAATGCGTGGCCTGCGACCTGAATGCCGCTCTGGATGATCCGAACCTTACCTGGGATGAAAAGGCCGGAGTCTTCATCTGTGAACTGGGTCGGCGGCAGGCCGCCTTTTTCACCCACCCCATGCCGGAAGAGCTGGAGAGCCTGAGAACCGCCATCGGTTCACTGTGTGTGTACCTCATCGAAGACACCCGCCGCATGTCCAAAGTCGTGCATGACGTTCATTGCGACCTTTCCGAGGAGCGTCACAATGTCAATGCCTCGCTCATTGCATTGGCCGTGTATATGGAAATGAACAAGGGTTCGATATCCATGGAAATTCTTGAAAACGTCGCCCTTGGATTTTTCGTTTATGATATCGGCATGACCAAGGTCTCGCCCATGCTGCTCGCCAAGGGACAGTTTACTCCGCGGGAACGGCGCACGCTGTGTGAGCATCCGAAGCAGGGGCTTGAGATTCTCGCCAGACTCAACCTGACCCGGCCCGAGATTACCGAACCTGTCATCCAGCATCACGAGCGCCTCAATGGAATCGGGTATCCCAACAAGCTTTCAGGTGACCAGATAGGACAGCTCGGCCGTATTGCCGCTGTTTCCGATTCCTATTGCGCCATGGTGACATCCAGACCACGCAAAAAGGCCATGCTGCCGATCAATGCCGCAGCCGAGCTCGTGTGCAGCGAACGCAAATACGATCAGGTCGTCTGCCGAACCCTTGTTCGGTTTCTTCAGACCGTGCCGTCCAACTGA
- a CDS encoding competence protein ComEC, with protein sequence MKADWISSPVFWLLALPALAVSGVLVQMILSLFSCCGAFAFRGRAIQLKWWMIPAASLLCGLLWCFAALYVVLN encoded by the coding sequence GTGAAGGCCGACTGGATATCTTCCCCTGTTTTCTGGCTTCTTGCCTTGCCTGCGCTCGCCGTGTCCGGCGTTCTTGTGCAGATGATTCTCAGCCTGTTTTCATGCTGCGGGGCGTTTGCCTTCCGCGGCAGGGCCATTCAGCTCAAATGGTGGATGATTCCGGCTGCTTCTCTTCTTTGCGGGCTGTTGTGGTGCTTTGCCGCACTGTATGTGGTCCTTAATTGA
- a CDS encoding DNA integrity scanning protein DisA nucleotide-binding domain protein — protein MGETSFENICIFHIMDGLRDGLSHFSHPSRAALIYAVTPDSPPRICDPQDLLRGHEPKLRDFYLYSNKWRESAACGSRMHLIERGEPTVDLSGTISLGARSKSMCYQMWFTEEHPDMCSVGPTKRWLEYAAGMLSQNFDTRDVMNLDTAGFMLQHCATHAVRDYIVDERSRQGWLDTQIRVYPFLDAVLGVSGTQEEGAWPRGRVVVVEPSQLDQVRFICRFPAMEQPRLVDIKHVRKLLQAVEETGRVLVSDGQRVLGIAIGPMPGSYLSAQFSGTRGFLRLKDDLVCSFHDGSFHSSNLRANLVQLEEQLLETGMSLESQHSLLQIVSLMVNRVRDRKHGCTLVIDTAEELLTMSGQHFEEPLDLQESSQLKLACSLAKLDGALHLDARGIKLYGFGCLMDGRSVPGENRARGARFNSALRFTAEHEDIVVIVVSSDRPISIIKNGVELTALCHFDQIGGLSRPPLLAEWIMS, from the coding sequence ATGGGCGAGACATCTTTCGAGAATATTTGTATTTTTCATATAATGGACGGTCTCCGTGACGGATTGTCCCATTTTTCCCACCCCAGCAGGGCCGCCCTGATTTATGCGGTCACCCCGGATTCGCCGCCGCGTATCTGTGATCCTCAGGACCTTCTGAGGGGGCACGAACCGAAACTGCGCGACTTTTACCTTTATTCGAATAAGTGGCGGGAAAGCGCGGCCTGCGGTTCCCGCATGCATCTGATAGAGCGTGGCGAGCCGACTGTGGATCTGTCAGGAACCATCTCACTTGGCGCACGGTCCAAGTCCATGTGTTACCAGATGTGGTTCACCGAGGAACACCCGGACATGTGTTCGGTCGGTCCCACCAAGCGGTGGCTGGAGTATGCCGCGGGTATGCTGTCACAGAATTTCGATACACGGGATGTGATGAATCTCGATACCGCAGGGTTCATGCTTCAGCATTGTGCAACCCACGCGGTTCGCGACTATATTGTTGACGAGCGCAGCCGACAGGGCTGGCTGGATACGCAGATTCGGGTCTATCCGTTCCTTGATGCGGTTCTCGGTGTTTCCGGAACGCAGGAGGAAGGGGCATGGCCGCGAGGCCGTGTCGTCGTGGTGGAACCGAGCCAGCTGGATCAGGTGCGCTTCATCTGTCGATTCCCGGCCATGGAGCAGCCCCGGCTTGTGGATATCAAGCATGTGCGCAAACTGTTGCAGGCAGTGGAGGAGACCGGGCGCGTATTGGTGTCCGACGGACAGCGGGTGCTCGGCATTGCCATCGGTCCCATGCCGGGGTCGTATCTGTCGGCGCAGTTCAGCGGTACCCGCGGATTTCTGCGGCTCAAGGATGATCTGGTGTGCAGTTTTCATGACGGCAGTTTCCATTCCTCGAATCTCCGGGCCAACCTCGTGCAGCTTGAGGAACAACTGCTTGAGACCGGTATGAGTCTGGAAAGCCAGCATTCGCTGTTGCAGATCGTCTCGCTCATGGTGAATCGGGTGCGTGACCGCAAGCATGGCTGCACTCTGGTTATCGACACTGCCGAAGAGTTGCTGACCATGTCCGGACAGCACTTCGAGGAACCGCTCGATCTTCAGGAAAGCAGTCAGCTCAAGCTTGCCTGTTCACTGGCGAAACTGGACGGAGCCTTGCATCTGGACGCGCGGGGCATCAAACTCTACGGGTTCGGATGTCTTATGGACGGCCGCTCTGTGCCGGGTGAAAACCGTGCCCGCGGGGCGCGTTTCAATTCCGCGCTCAGGTTTACTGCCGAGCATGAGGATATCGTGGTGATCGTGGTTTCGTCAGATCGTCCCATTTCGATCATCAAAAACGGGGTGGAACTGACGGCGCTGTGCCATTTCGATCAGATCGGCGGCCTGTCCCGACCTCCGTTGCTTGCCGAATGGATCATGAGTTGA
- a CDS encoding universal stress protein, giving the protein MKEENTRLRILICIGGGPEAYAGIKFAARLSQQSCADIALLYVRPLDSGLKSGGMEVRVARENLLDWGLELPGMRHLRTARDILLELGEISKESADAWQHREISGDPAGEYVRKYYNPCGGTISLRLRISSDVTSAVVDEAERLGADIVIVGGSEDPASGFKKLLTPKSLALRIASHTSRSVIVARQLEPGHGHLVCVQDTDRSREMIPRAIRYAHACQCSVTILSVAESEEQRQEAAAAVAHAATAFRDAGIEPQGCVVRVGVPAEVIAETGEEFSLIVMAESEKPWFAKAFSVAHEVAAKARNSVLIVK; this is encoded by the coding sequence ATGAAAGAAGAAAATACACGGCTTCGTATACTTATCTGCATCGGCGGCGGTCCTGAGGCGTATGCCGGGATCAAGTTCGCGGCCCGGTTGAGCCAGCAGAGCTGTGCCGACATCGCATTGCTGTATGTCCGTCCTCTGGACAGCGGCCTGAAATCGGGCGGCATGGAAGTGCGTGTGGCCCGCGAAAATCTTCTGGATTGGGGGCTTGAGCTTCCGGGCATGCGCCATCTGCGTACCGCGCGGGATATTCTTCTTGAACTGGGTGAAATATCGAAGGAGTCAGCGGACGCATGGCAACATCGCGAGATTTCCGGCGACCCGGCGGGAGAGTATGTTCGCAAGTATTACAATCCCTGCGGCGGAACCATCTCCCTGCGTCTGCGAATCTCGTCGGACGTGACCTCCGCTGTTGTGGACGAGGCCGAGCGTTTGGGTGCCGATATCGTGATTGTGGGCGGTTCCGAGGACCCTGCCTCGGGCTTCAAGAAGTTGCTGACTCCCAAGTCTCTGGCTCTGAGAATTGCTTCGCACACGAGCCGGTCCGTGATTGTCGCGCGGCAACTGGAGCCCGGACACGGGCATCTCGTGTGTGTGCAGGATACCGATCGTTCGCGTGAAATGATCCCCAGAGCGATTCGCTATGCCCACGCCTGCCAATGTTCCGTGACCATCCTTTCCGTGGCCGAGAGCGAAGAACAGCGTCAGGAAGCAGCGGCTGCCGTAGCCCATGCGGCTACCGCATTTCGTGATGCAGGCATTGAACCGCAGGGATGCGTTGTCAGGGTGGGGGTGCCCGCTGAAGTCATCGCGGAAACCGGTGAGGAGTTTTCACTTATCGTCATGGCCGAATCGGAAAAACCGTGGTTTGCCAAGGCGTTCAGCGTGGCTCACGAAGTCGCGGCAAAGGCCCGGAATTCGGTCCTGATAGTGAAGTAG